A portion of the Oreochromis niloticus isolate F11D_XX linkage group LG10, O_niloticus_UMD_NMBU, whole genome shotgun sequence genome contains these proteins:
- the LOC106098359 gene encoding uncharacterized protein LOC106098359: protein MNKIRTYKRCKFEMLWMRDAGYTGQRTLNMELPDSIVCHFSESPGNRHYFGAAGQLLIFHLPFKANSSLLIMKDDKHRILTTTHQGKIKLNEELADQSQSINNGTLKLGKAMKKHSGYYVLEEFDPYGRLLKNVKVYLKVHAPVSKPALSQTCWAPEQMNVSCFSEGDEIQLILTLDDRVLIQSKDQSLSNWTAEKSIVSKVTISLHGKLTGNLMCRVWNNVSRDETTIHLVACKGSVTTLTVAVIANVIMLFVIVILSMIIKKFCKKRRPAKANEGNLDTEIIYTDVRVIRKAN from the exons ATGAACAAGATTAGAACATATAAAAGGTGTAAGTTTGAGATGCTTTGGATGAGGGATGCTGGATACACTGGACAACGGActttgaatatggagctgccag aTTCAATTGTATGCCATTTTTCAGAATCTCCTGGAAACCGTCATTATTTCGGAGCTGCAggacagctgctaatttttcaTCTGCCATTCAAAGCTAACTCTTCACTTTTAATCATGAAGGACGACAAACACAGGATTTTAACCACAACTCATCAGgggaaaataaaattaaatgaggaACTTGCAGATCAGTCACAAAGCATAAACAACGGAACACTTAAGTTAGGTAAAGCTATGAAGAAACACTCAGGATATTACGTGTTGGAGGAATTCGATCCTTATGGAAGATTGCTGAAAAATGTGAAAGTGTATTTAAAAGTACACG CTCCAGTGTCAAAGCCAGCACTGTCTCAAACATGCTGGGCACCAGAACAGATGAATGTCAGCTGCTTCTCTGAGGGAGATGAAATACAATTAATTTTGACTCTGGACGATCGCGTTCTGATACAAAGCAAAGACCAATCCCTGAGCAACTGGACAGCTGAGAAATCCATTGTTTCAAAGGTTACCATCAGCTTGCATGGGAAGCTGACAGGAAACCTTATGTGTCGAGTTTGGAAcaatgtcagcagagatgaaacAACTATTCACCTGGTAGCCTGCAAAG GTTCTGTTACAACTTTGACAGTGGCTGTGATCGCAAATGTCATCATGCTCTTTGTCATTGTGATTTTGAGTATGATTATAAAAAAGTTTTGCAAAAAAAGAAGACCCGCAAAGGCCAATGAGG GTAATTTGGATACTGAAATTATCTACACAGATGTTAGAGTGATAAGAAAGGCCAATTGA